A single genomic interval of Brevundimonas diminuta harbors:
- a CDS encoding Hsp70 family protein, whose product MTATKPMTIGIDFGTTNTVVALTDADGLAHLVTFDAVEGQTTTFRSALSFQTHPGVDGQSPERVVEAGPWAIAAYVEDPLETRFIQSFKTFAASAAFTETRIDNKRYAFEDLLAAFLLRLRHHAGDELTDTPPAVIVGRPVTFAGGNPDETLALSRYQTAFQRLGFTDIRYAHEPVGAAFYFARQLKADATVLVADFGGGTSDFSIIRFEHTPDGLRSTPLARSGVGVAGDAFDYRIIDQLVSPELGKGGLYSSVGKQLPIPQRYYSAFARWDQLALLRASRDMRDIRALARTALEPEKIERLIEVLDDNHGHDLYRAVSTLKMALSADDQATFLFQAGGVHIEKPVARADFERWIAPELAAIEGAVDQAMARSGLAPDAIDRVFLTGGTSFVPAVRALFQNRFGAERIETGGEFESIAAGLALIGREADLDLWSEKAV is encoded by the coding sequence ATGACGGCGACGAAACCGATGACGATCGGGATCGATTTCGGCACGACCAATACGGTCGTGGCCCTGACCGATGCGGACGGCCTCGCCCATCTCGTGACCTTCGACGCGGTCGAGGGTCAGACGACCACCTTCCGCTCGGCGCTCAGCTTCCAGACCCATCCGGGCGTGGACGGCCAGTCGCCCGAGCGCGTGGTCGAGGCCGGGCCCTGGGCCATCGCCGCCTATGTCGAGGACCCGCTGGAGACCCGCTTCATCCAGTCGTTCAAGACCTTCGCCGCCAGCGCCGCCTTCACCGAAACCCGGATCGACAACAAGCGCTACGCCTTCGAGGATCTGCTGGCCGCCTTCCTCTTGCGCCTGCGCCACCATGCGGGTGACGAACTCACCGACACTCCGCCCGCCGTCATTGTCGGCCGTCCCGTCACCTTTGCGGGCGGCAACCCGGACGAGACCCTGGCCTTGTCGCGCTATCAGACGGCGTTTCAGCGGCTGGGCTTCACCGACATCCGATATGCGCACGAGCCGGTCGGCGCCGCCTTCTATTTCGCACGCCAGCTGAAGGCGGACGCCACGGTCCTGGTCGCCGACTTCGGCGGCGGCACCAGCGACTTCTCGATCATCCGATTCGAACATACGCCCGACGGTCTGCGTTCGACGCCGCTGGCCCGCTCGGGCGTAGGCGTGGCGGGCGACGCCTTCGACTACCGGATCATCGACCAGCTGGTGTCGCCCGAACTGGGCAAGGGCGGTCTGTACAGCTCGGTCGGCAAGCAACTGCCGATCCCGCAACGGTACTATTCCGCCTTCGCCCGCTGGGATCAGCTGGCCCTGCTGCGCGCCTCGCGTGACATGCGCGACATCCGGGCGCTGGCCCGCACTGCGCTGGAACCGGAAAAGATCGAGCGCCTGATCGAGGTGCTGGACGACAACCACGGCCATGACCTGTACCGCGCCGTCTCCACGCTGAAGATGGCCCTTTCGGCTGACGACCAGGCGACCTTCCTGTTCCAGGCCGGCGGCGTCCATATCGAAAAGCCGGTCGCCCGCGCCGATTTCGAACGCTGGATCGCGCCGGAACTGGCCGCCATCGAGGGCGCGGTGGATCAGGCGATGGCCCGCAGCGGCCTGGCGCCCGATGCCATCGACCGTGTCTTCCTGACCGGAGGCACCTCCTTCGTGCCGGCCGTGCGGGCGCTTTTCCAGAACCGCTTCGGCGCCGAACGGATCGAGACGGGCGGCGAGTTCGAATCCATCGCCGCCGGCCTGGCCCTGATCGGCCGCGAGGCGGATCTGGACCTGTGGAGCGAAAAGGCGGTCTAG
- a CDS encoding acyl-CoA dehydrogenase family protein translates to MTDLEQFRAETRAWLEANCPAECRGPMADDEMIWGGRNPTFKTPAHKLWLERMGARGWTAPEWPKAYGGGGLSREEAKVLASELRRIKAQPALASFGVWMLGPALLAFGTEEQKKRFLPEIVRGEIRWCQGYSEPGAGSDLASIQTRAEDRGDHWIVNGQKIWTSYADKADWIFCLVRTDPEAPKHLGISFVLFDMKTPGVTTRPITLISGKSPFCETFFDDVRVEKENLVGTLNRGWDVAKYLLAHERTMIGAMGEVGGGRPVGQVAMDAIGADEAGRLDEPMLRARIADLEIDAAAFRLAMERVGDQVKAKQAHPAIASMLKYYGSELNKRRHELLMAAGGADALEWEGERSHDGKTARDWLRTKANSIEGGTSEVQLNIIAKHLLQLPGA, encoded by the coding sequence ATGACCGATCTGGAGCAATTCCGCGCCGAGACGCGCGCCTGGCTGGAGGCGAACTGCCCGGCCGAATGTCGCGGGCCGATGGCCGACGACGAAATGATCTGGGGCGGCCGAAATCCCACGTTCAAGACCCCGGCGCATAAGCTGTGGCTGGAGCGGATGGGGGCACGGGGCTGGACAGCGCCGGAATGGCCCAAGGCATACGGCGGAGGCGGCCTCAGCCGCGAGGAGGCCAAGGTGCTGGCCTCCGAACTGCGCCGCATCAAGGCGCAGCCGGCCCTGGCCAGTTTTGGCGTCTGGATGCTGGGCCCGGCGCTGCTGGCCTTTGGGACCGAAGAGCAGAAAAAGCGCTTCCTGCCCGAGATCGTGCGCGGCGAGATCCGCTGGTGCCAGGGCTATTCCGAGCCGGGCGCTGGGTCCGATCTGGCGTCCATCCAGACGCGGGCCGAGGATCGGGGCGACCACTGGATCGTCAACGGCCAGAAAATCTGGACCTCCTACGCCGACAAGGCCGACTGGATCTTCTGCCTGGTGCGCACGGACCCGGAGGCGCCCAAACATCTGGGCATCAGCTTCGTGCTGTTCGACATGAAGACGCCGGGCGTGACGACGCGGCCGATCACCCTGATTTCCGGGAAATCCCCCTTCTGCGAGACCTTCTTCGACGATGTGCGGGTGGAGAAGGAAAACTTGGTCGGGACGCTGAACCGGGGCTGGGACGTGGCCAAATACCTGCTGGCGCACGAGCGGACCATGATCGGCGCGATGGGCGAGGTCGGCGGCGGGCGGCCTGTAGGGCAGGTGGCGATGGACGCCATCGGCGCCGACGAGGCCGGACGACTGGATGAGCCGATGCTGCGCGCCCGGATCGCGGACCTGGAGATCGACGCCGCCGCCTTCCGTCTGGCGATGGAGCGGGTGGGCGATCAGGTGAAGGCCAAACAGGCGCATCCGGCCATCGCCTCCATGCTGAAATACTATGGCTCCGAGCTGAACAAGCGGCGCCATGAGCTCCTGATGGCGGCGGGCGGGGCCGATGCGCTGGAATGGGAGGGCGAGCGGTCGCACGACGGCAAGACGGCGCGCGACTGGCTGCGGACCAAGGCCAACTCCATCGAGGGCGGCACCAGCGAGGTTCAGCTGAACATCATCGCCAAACACCTGCTGCAGTTGCCGGGAGCGTGA
- a CDS encoding septal ring lytic transglycosylase RlpA family protein has product MTFGQGVRGALILGLFSLLAACSTVGGAGVRGTVAGRGEDRLPVVKDPAPIVSGTMRPYQVRGRWYTPKEQPDYEEVGMASWYGDAFNGRPTSTGERFDMHALTAAHKTLPLPGLVEVTNLENGRRLVVRINDRGPFVDSRIIDLSREAASELGMLSQGVGRVRVRYLGQAPQQGGGALLRASAPAPRSAVPANTPVVAPAPVVVAEVTTFWVQAGSFSDQVEAGRIADSLSGWVRADRGAGRFNVVVGPWDSANAAEAARQSVVARGYAGALLISGS; this is encoded by the coding sequence ATGACGTTTGGACAGGGAGTGCGCGGCGCGCTGATCCTGGGGCTGTTTTCGCTGCTGGCCGCCTGTTCCACCGTCGGCGGCGCGGGCGTGCGCGGGACGGTCGCGGGGCGCGGCGAGGACCGCCTGCCCGTCGTCAAGGACCCTGCGCCGATCGTGTCCGGGACGATGCGGCCCTATCAGGTGCGCGGGCGCTGGTACACGCCCAAGGAGCAGCCGGATTACGAAGAGGTCGGGATGGCGTCCTGGTACGGCGACGCCTTCAACGGGCGTCCGACCTCGACCGGCGAGCGGTTCGACATGCATGCCCTGACGGCGGCGCACAAGACCCTGCCTCTGCCCGGTCTGGTCGAGGTGACCAACCTGGAGAACGGGCGGCGGCTGGTGGTGCGGATCAACGATCGTGGGCCGTTCGTGGACAGCCGGATCATCGACCTGTCGCGCGAGGCGGCGAGCGAACTGGGAATGCTGTCGCAGGGCGTGGGGCGGGTGCGGGTGCGCTACCTCGGCCAGGCGCCGCAGCAGGGCGGGGGCGCCTTGTTGCGGGCGTCGGCGCCCGCGCCGCGAAGCGCGGTTCCGGCCAACACACCCGTCGTTGCGCCTGCGCCGGTCGTTGTGGCGGAGGTGACAACCTTCTGGGTTCAGGCAGGCAGTTTCTCGGACCAGGTTGAGGCCGGGCGAATCGCCGACAGCCTTAGCGGCTGGGTGCGGGCTGATCGGGGCGCGGGACGGTTCAACGTCGTGGTGGGACCGTGGGACAGCGCCAATGCCGCCGAAGCGGCGCGTCAGTCGGTCGTGGCGCGCGGTTATGCGGGCGCCCTGTTGATATCCGGCAGCTGA
- a CDS encoding acyl-CoA dehydrogenase family protein, translating into MPLILTEEQTMLQDAADGFLNEQAPIAHLRKLRDERDADGVSRDLWRAFGEMGFAGVIIPEALGGMGLGAVEAGVIAESLGRTLTPSPYLGSSILSAKVLIDGGSQAQQAWLPRIAAGDAILSLAVDEGAKHAPSRITTRAERAGNGFKLNGAKAFVLDGHVADALIVVATADEGTTLFLVDPATAGVEIERTVMVDAHNAARITLNEVAVDADAVIGAVGGGEALLDGALNLGRACAASSLTGAGDQAFKTTMEYLRTRKQFGRLIGEFQALQHRAAHLFSELELARAATIGAQIALDEGREDAPLAASIAKAKAGRVAELAVQEAVQMHGGVGMTDEFDVGLFMKRVRVLNELLGDAGFHAERVARAQGF; encoded by the coding sequence ATGCCGCTGATCCTGACCGAAGAACAGACGATGTTGCAGGACGCCGCCGACGGCTTCCTGAACGAACAGGCGCCGATCGCGCATCTGAGAAAGCTGCGGGACGAGCGGGACGCCGACGGCGTGTCGCGCGACCTGTGGCGGGCCTTTGGCGAGATGGGTTTCGCCGGCGTCATCATCCCCGAGGCGCTGGGCGGCATGGGGCTGGGTGCCGTCGAGGCCGGGGTGATCGCCGAGAGCCTGGGGCGCACCCTGACGCCGTCGCCCTATTTGGGATCGTCGATCCTGTCGGCCAAGGTGCTGATCGACGGCGGATCGCAGGCGCAGCAGGCCTGGCTGCCCAGGATCGCAGCCGGTGATGCGATCCTGTCGCTGGCGGTGGACGAGGGCGCGAAACACGCGCCGTCTCGGATCACCACGCGGGCCGAACGGGCGGGCAACGGCTTCAAGCTGAACGGGGCCAAGGCCTTTGTGCTGGACGGCCATGTGGCAGACGCCCTGATCGTGGTCGCCACGGCGGACGAGGGCACGACGCTGTTCCTGGTCGATCCGGCGACGGCGGGCGTCGAGATCGAGCGCACGGTGATGGTGGATGCGCACAATGCCGCGCGGATCACCCTGAACGAGGTCGCGGTCGACGCAGACGCCGTGATCGGCGCGGTCGGGGGCGGGGAGGCGCTGCTGGACGGCGCGCTGAACCTTGGGCGGGCGTGTGCAGCCTCCAGTCTGACCGGCGCCGGCGATCAGGCGTTCAAGACGACGATGGAGTATCTGCGGACCCGCAAACAGTTCGGAAGGCTAATCGGCGAGTTTCAGGCGCTGCAACACCGGGCCGCGCATCTGTTTTCGGAACTGGAACTGGCGCGCGCGGCGACGATCGGCGCCCAGATCGCCCTCGACGAGGGGCGCGAGGACGCGCCGCTGGCAGCTTCCATCGCCAAGGCCAAGGCAGGGCGCGTCGCCGAGCTGGCGGTGCAGGAGGCGGTCCAGATGCACGGCGGCGTCGGCATGACCGACGAGTTCGACGTCGGCCTGTTCATGAAGCGAGTGCGGGTGCTGAACGAACTGCTGGGCGACGCCGGATTCCACGCCGAACGAGTGGCGCGGGCGCAAGGGTTCTAG
- a CDS encoding rod shape-determining protein has protein sequence MSFSLFGAISNDIAMDLGTANTLIYMKGKGIVLNEPSVVALRNVGGRKVVHAVGIEAKQMLGRTPGHMEAIRPMRDGVIADFEVAEEMIKHFIRKVHNRKGFVNPKIIVCVPSGATAVERRAINDSCLNASARRVGLIDEPMAAAIGAGLPIHEPTGSMVVDIGGGTTEVAVLSLSGIVYSRSVRVGGDKMDDSIISYMRRNHNLLIGETTAERIKKDIGTARIPADGEGLSIEVKGRDLMQGVPREVRISERQAAEALAEPVTQIIEAVKVALEATPPELAADIADKGIMLTGGGALLRGLDVEIRDHTGLPVSVADDPLSCVAIGCGRVLEHPRWMKGVLDSAL, from the coding sequence ATGAGCTTCTCCCTTTTCGGCGCGATCTCCAACGACATCGCGATGGACCTGGGCACCGCCAACACCCTGATCTACATGAAGGGCAAGGGCATCGTCCTGAATGAGCCGTCGGTCGTGGCGCTGAGAAACGTCGGGGGGCGCAAGGTCGTCCACGCCGTGGGCATCGAAGCCAAGCAGATGCTGGGCCGCACGCCGGGCCACATGGAGGCGATCCGCCCCATGCGCGACGGCGTCATCGCCGACTTCGAAGTCGCCGAAGAGATGATCAAGCACTTCATCCGCAAGGTTCATAACCGTAAGGGCTTCGTGAACCCGAAGATCATCGTCTGCGTGCCCTCGGGCGCCACGGCGGTCGAGCGTCGCGCGATCAACGACAGCTGCCTGAACGCCTCGGCGCGCCGCGTGGGCCTGATCGACGAGCCGATGGCCGCCGCGATCGGCGCCGGTCTGCCGATCCACGAGCCGACCGGCTCGATGGTCGTCGACATCGGCGGCGGTACGACCGAAGTCGCCGTCCTGTCGCTGTCGGGCATCGTCTATTCGCGTTCGGTCCGCGTCGGCGGCGACAAGATGGACGACAGCATCATCAGCTACATGCGCCGCAACCATAACCTGCTGATCGGCGAAACGACCGCCGAACGCATCAAGAAGGACATCGGCACCGCCCGCATCCCGGCCGACGGCGAAGGCCTGTCGATCGAGGTCAAGGGCCGCGACCTGATGCAGGGCGTGCCTCGCGAAGTGCGCATCTCTGAGCGTCAGGCGGCGGAAGCCCTGGCCGAGCCGGTCACCCAGATCATCGAGGCCGTGAAGGTCGCGCTCGAAGCCACCCCGCCGGAACTGGCCGCCGACATCGCCGACAAGGGCATCATGCTGACGGGCGGCGGCGCCCTGTTGCGCGGTCTGGACGTCGAGATTCGCGATCACACCGGCCTGCCGGTTTCGGTCGCCGACGATCCGCTGTCGTGCGTGGCCATCGGCTGCGGCCGCGTGCTGGAGCACCCGCGCTGGATGAAGGGCGTGCTCGACTCCGCGCTCTGA
- the mreC gene encoding rod shape-determining protein MreC — protein MAFRDGPFENIKVPLAWTAAVVVVVAVIGAIVLLLGDRTTSEGGSTMGAARGGFEAAAGPVGGVFAAPVRWAGAARDYVGGYFFAIGENRRLKAEIAELRGWRDEAIAQKNINGRYEALLGLRTEPPVPMATGRAISESRGPFSNAKLIDVGSAKGVRIGNPVVTEHGLVGRITGVTGGVSRVVLLTDVASRTPVMIERTDARAMLTGDGGDSPRLEFIRGSGSIKAGDRILSSGDGGGLPRGLPIGVAAKGVDGAWRVKLFSDHGAIDYVRVLLFQSFGQLVSPNALNAPPLAGLTTAPEPSATEVGAIRDAAARRAAAQQAQAERARAAAATPAPTTAPAAAPTAARPAATSPRPAGSTPSPAPTAPSPAPTPAPGGAA, from the coding sequence GTGGCGTTTCGCGACGGCCCTTTTGAAAACATCAAGGTGCCGCTGGCGTGGACCGCCGCGGTCGTCGTCGTCGTGGCTGTCATCGGCGCGATCGTCCTGTTGCTTGGCGACCGGACGACGTCCGAGGGCGGCTCGACCATGGGCGCGGCGCGTGGCGGATTCGAAGCGGCGGCCGGGCCTGTCGGCGGGGTCTTCGCCGCGCCGGTGCGTTGGGCTGGGGCCGCGCGCGACTATGTCGGCGGCTATTTCTTCGCCATCGGCGAGAACCGCCGCCTGAAGGCCGAGATCGCCGAACTGCGCGGCTGGCGCGACGAAGCGATCGCACAAAAGAACATCAACGGCCGCTATGAGGCCCTGCTGGGTCTGCGTACCGAGCCGCCGGTGCCCATGGCCACGGGGCGAGCGATTTCGGAATCGCGCGGTCCCTTCTCCAACGCCAAGCTGATCGACGTCGGTTCGGCCAAGGGCGTGCGGATCGGCAACCCGGTCGTGACGGAACACGGTCTGGTCGGGCGGATAACCGGCGTGACGGGCGGCGTCAGCCGCGTCGTGCTGCTGACGGATGTGGCGTCGCGCACCCCAGTGATGATCGAGCGGACCGATGCGCGCGCCATGCTGACCGGCGACGGCGGCGACAGCCCGCGTCTGGAGTTCATTCGCGGATCCGGTTCGATCAAGGCGGGTGACCGCATCCTGAGTTCGGGCGACGGCGGCGGTCTGCCGCGTGGGCTGCCGATCGGGGTCGCCGCCAAGGGCGTGGACGGCGCCTGGCGGGTCAAACTGTTCAGCGATCACGGCGCGATCGACTATGTCCGCGTGCTGCTGTTCCAGAGCTTTGGACAACTGGTCAGCCCGAACGCCTTGAACGCGCCGCCGCTCGCAGGCCTGACGACGGCGCCGGAGCCGAGCGCGACCGAGGTCGGGGCTATCCGTGACGCCGCCGCCCGTCGCGCGGCGGCGCAGCAGGCCCAGGCCGAACGGGCGCGTGCTGCGGCCGCGACGCCAGCGCCAACGACTGCGCCCGCCGCTGCGCCGACGGCGGCTCGTCCGGCTGCGACGTCTCCAAGGCCTGCGGGTTCGACCCCGTCGCCTGCACCGACGGCGCCCAGCCCTGCGCCCACGCCCGCTCCGGGAGGCGCGGCGTGA
- the mrdA gene encoding penicillin-binding protein 2, producing the protein MSGEPSIFFADVNERQGSFLRRTFVFGGATALGITALIGRLGQLQVVQAQEYATLSSQNQFNFRMVPPPRGLIKDRNGVVIAGNRPSFRVLVVRDETKDLDQTLDLLGRLLPDTLERRRAIIRDVNAASKFNPVPVKSDLTWEEFAKVNQYANELPGVMVDMNEARYYPFGGSFAHVIGYVAKVSDRDVKAIRDKGEQPPALLFNPSFRIGRQGVEKALDMSLRGEPGGNRVEVDARGRVVAEDIGGSRPAVPGKEVVLTLDADVQNRALEVFGDESGACVVMDVRNGDILCMVSAPSFDPNLFVGGVPTKTYRALADYERKPLLDKTLNGTFPPGSTFKPTTALALLEAGVDPNISVFCSGAYRTGNRVQRCWGRHGTQNMHDAIKNSCDVYFYAMCNRAGVDNIRKAGLALGFEHEFDIGVGNQRKGLLPSTEWKARTFPRDPVWHPGETTSVAIGQGAITVNALQLAVMTSRLANGKKQLQPRLIKSIGGVEQPSGAEAPDLPFDPSHVEYVRQGMIAVANDRSGTAYRQSQLGLGDIQMAGKTGTAQVRNYGSGSRKSNIWALKDHNLFVAFAPVDAPRYAVAVIVEHGGKGGATAGAPRAREVMRTVLLKDPDMRARIERPLPPEPTGDAIVEDGVVGAAPEPDVVAPPQPSRPAPSATSGPRPYLSEPGR; encoded by the coding sequence ATGAGCGGCGAGCCCTCCATCTTCTTTGCCGATGTGAACGAGCGTCAGGGGTCCTTCCTGCGGCGCACCTTCGTGTTCGGCGGGGCGACGGCGTTGGGGATCACGGCCTTGATCGGGCGCCTGGGGCAGCTGCAGGTGGTGCAGGCTCAGGAATATGCGACCCTGTCGTCGCAGAACCAGTTCAACTTTCGCATGGTCCCGCCGCCGCGCGGCCTGATTAAGGACCGCAACGGCGTCGTCATCGCCGGCAACCGACCGAGCTTCCGTGTGCTGGTGGTGCGCGACGAAACCAAGGACCTGGACCAGACTCTGGACCTTCTGGGACGGCTGTTGCCCGACACGCTGGAGCGCCGTCGCGCCATCATCCGCGACGTCAATGCGGCGTCCAAGTTCAACCCGGTGCCGGTCAAGAGCGACCTGACCTGGGAGGAGTTCGCCAAGGTCAATCAGTACGCCAACGAACTGCCCGGCGTGATGGTCGATATGAACGAGGCGCGCTACTATCCGTTCGGCGGATCGTTCGCCCACGTCATCGGCTATGTGGCCAAGGTTTCAGATCGGGACGTCAAGGCGATCCGCGACAAGGGCGAGCAGCCGCCCGCCCTGCTGTTCAACCCCAGCTTCCGCATCGGCCGCCAGGGCGTCGAAAAGGCGCTGGATATGTCGCTGCGCGGCGAGCCGGGCGGCAACCGCGTCGAGGTGGATGCGCGCGGACGGGTGGTCGCCGAGGATATTGGCGGTTCGCGGCCGGCCGTGCCGGGCAAGGAAGTCGTCCTGACGCTGGACGCCGACGTTCAGAACCGGGCGCTGGAAGTGTTCGGCGACGAGTCGGGCGCCTGCGTCGTCATGGACGTGCGCAACGGCGACATCCTGTGCATGGTCTCGGCGCCGTCGTTCGACCCGAACCTGTTCGTCGGCGGGGTGCCGACCAAGACCTATCGCGCGCTGGCCGACTATGAACGCAAGCCGCTGCTGGACAAGACGCTGAACGGCACCTTCCCGCCGGGCTCGACCTTCAAGCCGACCACGGCCCTGGCCCTGCTGGAAGCCGGCGTCGATCCCAACATCAGCGTCTTTTGCAGCGGCGCCTATCGCACCGGCAACCGCGTGCAACGTTGCTGGGGGCGGCATGGCACCCAGAATATGCACGACGCGATCAAGAACTCTTGCGACGTCTATTTCTACGCCATGTGCAACCGCGCGGGCGTGGACAATATCCGCAAGGCTGGGCTGGCGCTGGGCTTCGAGCACGAGTTTGACATCGGCGTCGGCAACCAGCGCAAGGGTCTGTTGCCGTCCACGGAATGGAAGGCGCGAACCTTCCCGCGCGATCCGGTCTGGCATCCCGGAGAGACGACCTCGGTCGCTATTGGCCAAGGCGCGATCACGGTGAACGCCCTGCAGCTGGCGGTCATGACCTCGCGTCTGGCGAACGGGAAAAAGCAGCTTCAGCCGCGCCTGATCAAGTCCATCGGCGGCGTCGAACAGCCCAGCGGGGCCGAGGCGCCGGACCTGCCGTTCGATCCGTCCCACGTCGAATATGTGCGTCAGGGCATGATCGCCGTGGCCAACGATCGATCCGGCACCGCCTATCGCCAGAGCCAGTTGGGCCTGGGCGACATCCAGATGGCCGGCAAGACCGGCACGGCGCAGGTCCGGAACTACGGCTCCGGCTCGCGCAAGAGCAATATCTGGGCGCTGAAGGACCACAACCTGTTCGTGGCCTTCGCGCCGGTGGATGCGCCGCGATACGCGGTCGCCGTCATCGTCGAACACGGGGGCAAGGGCGGGGCGACCGCCGGCGCGCCGCGTGCGCGCGAGGTGATGCGCACCGTGCTGCTCAAGGATCCGGACATGCGAGCCCGCATCGAACGGCCGCTGCCGCCCGAACCGACCGGCGACGCCATCGTCGAGGACGGGGTGGTCGGCGCCGCGCCCGAGCCCGATGTCGTGGCCCCGCCGCAACCGAGCCGCCCTGCGCCGTCTGCGACCAGCGGGCCGCGTCCCTATCTGTCCGAGCCCGGCCGATGA
- the rodA gene encoding rod shape-determining protein RodA translates to MTASALSRPGERERVSTKLGQIDWRLTALLCVVSGTGALMLYSVAGGSWSPWAMKHLIRFGLCLALMLMLSLISIRYWFALAYPIYGMALFMLALVETPLGYTALGATRWLDLGFTRIQPSEIMKIGVVLALARWYHGASAKEASFHWKLIFPVGIIGLPFLLVAHQPDLGSAMLIGLTGAAIMFVAGLSWRIILPLIIAAAVLVPPYVMFGMHDYQRHRVLTFLNPEADMSDKGYQIVQSKIAMGSGGPLGRGFGLGSQSQLEFLPERQTDFIFAAFAEEFGFVGTFTLLASYAAIILISLRIASLSHSHFGRLAASGVTATFALYVLINGAMVMGLAPVVGVPMPLLSYGGTVMLTVMIGFGLVMATRVHRYAELPKGHGLI, encoded by the coding sequence ATGACCGCCTCGGCCCTGTCACGTCCCGGCGAGCGCGAACGCGTCTCGACCAAGCTGGGCCAGATCGACTGGCGGCTGACGGCCTTGCTGTGCGTGGTGTCCGGCACCGGCGCCCTGATGCTGTATTCGGTGGCGGGCGGATCCTGGTCGCCGTGGGCGATGAAACACCTGATCCGGTTCGGCCTTTGTCTGGCGCTGATGCTGATGCTGTCGCTGATCAGCATCCGCTACTGGTTCGCCCTGGCCTATCCCATCTACGGGATGGCGCTGTTTATGCTGGCGCTGGTGGAGACGCCGCTGGGCTATACGGCGCTAGGGGCCACGCGATGGCTGGACCTGGGCTTCACCCGCATCCAGCCGTCCGAGATCATGAAGATCGGCGTCGTACTGGCCCTGGCGCGCTGGTATCACGGCGCCTCGGCCAAGGAGGCGAGCTTCCATTGGAAGCTGATCTTCCCGGTCGGGATCATCGGCCTGCCGTTCCTGCTGGTCGCGCACCAGCCGGACCTGGGATCGGCCATGCTGATCGGCTTGACGGGCGCGGCGATTATGTTCGTCGCCGGGCTGAGCTGGCGGATCATCCTGCCGCTGATCATCGCCGCCGCCGTGCTGGTGCCGCCCTATGTGATGTTCGGCATGCATGACTATCAGCGTCACCGGGTGCTGACCTTCCTGAACCCCGAGGCCGACATGTCGGACAAGGGCTATCAGATCGTGCAGTCCAAGATTGCCATGGGCTCGGGCGGGCCGCTGGGACGCGGGTTCGGCCTGGGCAGCCAGAGCCAGCTGGAGTTCCTGCCTGAACGCCAGACCGACTTCATCTTCGCCGCCTTCGCCGAGGAGTTCGGTTTCGTGGGCACCTTCACGCTTCTGGCCTCCTATGCCGCCATCATTCTGATCTCGCTGAGGATCGCCTCGCTGTCGCACAGTCACTTCGGGCGATTGGCGGCGTCGGGCGTGACGGCGACATTCGCGCTCTATGTGCTGATCAACGGGGCGATGGTGATGGGACTGGCGCCAGTCGTGGGCGTGCCGATGCCGCTCTTGTCCTATGGCGGCACGGTGATGCTGACCGTCATGATCGGCTTCGGTCTGGTTATGGCGACGCGGGTTCACCGCTATGCCGAACTGCCCAAGGGCCACGGTCTGATCTGA
- a CDS encoding NINE protein, giving the protein MTKVITGVTMSNQSTGLSADTQALMAFESNKKSAGVAYLLWFFTGGVGGHRFYAGRTGSAVAQLMLTILGWATIWFGLGFVFLSALGIWLLVDVFLLGGIIRAYNADLMVRLNAAPRRETASVDDLAKFAALRDSGAISSDEYEAQKRRILGVPGNAVV; this is encoded by the coding sequence ATGACGAAGGTCATCACGGGGGTGACCATGTCAAATCAATCGACCGGCCTGAGCGCCGATACGCAGGCGCTGATGGCGTTCGAGTCGAACAAGAAGTCAGCGGGTGTCGCTTACTTGCTTTGGTTCTTCACGGGTGGAGTCGGCGGACATCGCTTCTACGCGGGCCGCACGGGTTCCGCCGTGGCCCAACTGATGCTTACGATCCTGGGCTGGGCGACCATTTGGTTTGGCCTTGGCTTCGTCTTTCTGAGCGCGCTCGGCATTTGGTTGTTGGTTGATGTCTTCCTTCTGGGCGGCATCATCCGCGCCTACAATGCCGACCTGATGGTTCGGCTGAACGCGGCGCCTCGTCGGGAAACCGCATCGGTGGACGACCTGGCCAAGTTCGCGGCTCTGCGCGATAGCGGTGCGATTTCCAGCGACGAGTACGAAGCCCAGAAGCGGCGCATTTTGGGTGTGCCCGGCAACGCCGTGGTCTGA